In bacterium YEK0313, one genomic interval encodes:
- a CDS encoding Transglycosylase associated protein, which produces MNEVQIGWLAAIVIGGLAGWIASSVMRSDTGIFANIILGIIGAAVASFLLGLVGVSFGGWIGYLVAGVVGACILIGGARAIRT; this is translated from the coding sequence ATGAACGAAGTTCAAATCGGCTGGCTTGCGGCCATCGTCATTGGCGGATTGGCCGGTTGGATCGCCTCGAGCGTCATGCGCAGCGATACCGGAATCTTCGCCAATATCATTCTCGGCATTATCGGCGCGGCCGTTGCGAGCTTCCTGCTGGGCCTCGTCGGCGTCAGCTTCGGCGGATGGATCGGCTATCTCGTCGCCGGTGTGGTCGGCGCCTGCATCCTGATCGGCGGCGCGCGGGCGATCAGGACCTGA
- the rlmB gene encoding 23S rRNA (guanosine-2'-O-)-methyltransferase RlmB — protein sequence MTTTPPRGDKKPFRPFSKPGRPFKGRGGRVLREAAPEFETGTVLLYGWHTVSEALRNGGRRIRLLLATENAAKRLDEEGIAHQAQIVPVREIDKRLAATPDAVHQGLFAEAEPLDAPDLRHMPADGVLLLLDQITDPHNVGAIVRSAAAFGVKAIVTTNRHSPEATGVLAKSASGGLEHVPFVTVQNLARAMLELRESGFLIVGLDSEGEADLDKIGLRTPLALVLGAEGKGLRQLTRETCDALARIDMPGAIKSLNVSNAAALALYAATTRLGLRG from the coding sequence ATGACGACGACACCGCCACGGGGCGACAAGAAGCCCTTCCGCCCCTTTTCGAAACCCGGCCGGCCGTTCAAGGGCCGCGGCGGCCGCGTGCTGCGCGAGGCGGCTCCGGAATTCGAGACCGGCACCGTGCTGCTCTACGGCTGGCATACGGTCTCGGAGGCCCTGCGCAATGGCGGGCGCCGCATTCGCCTGCTGCTCGCGACCGAAAATGCCGCCAAGCGGCTCGACGAGGAAGGCATCGCCCACCAGGCCCAGATCGTGCCGGTGCGCGAGATCGACAAGCGGCTGGCGGCGACGCCCGATGCGGTGCACCAGGGATTGTTCGCGGAGGCCGAACCGCTGGATGCCCCCGATCTCAGGCACATGCCGGCAGATGGCGTTCTGCTGCTGCTCGACCAGATCACCGATCCGCACAATGTCGGCGCCATCGTGCGCTCGGCGGCGGCGTTCGGCGTCAAGGCGATCGTCACCACCAACCGCCACTCGCCGGAGGCGACCGGCGTGCTGGCGAAGAGCGCGTCCGGCGGGCTCGAGCACGTGCCCTTCGTGACCGTGCAGAACCTCGCGCGCGCCATGCTGGAGCTGCGCGAGAGCGGCTTCCTGATCGTCGGGCTCGACAGCGAGGGCGAAGCCGATCTCGACAAGATCGGGCTGCGCACGCCGCTTGCGCTGGTGCTGGGCGCCGAGGGCAAGGGGCTGCGCCAGCTGACGCGCGAGACCTGCGATGCGCTCGCCCGCATCGACATGCCCGGCGCGATCAAGAGCCTCAACGTGTCCAATGCCGCGGCGCTTGCGCTCTATGCGGCCACCACGCGGCTCGGCCTGCGCGGCTGA
- a CDS encoding SnoaL-like polyketide cyclase, which translates to MGKLEDDNKAVVGRWFTEFWGEKVDLAVVDALAAPDMLLRYSLHEPRRGRDDIKAFMTDFRAAFPDLHFRGTAELIAEGDYVVGQWEGGGTHSGPAFSDFLAGALPAASGRTMHFTGMTVLRLQDGRIAEEIGLDDGVTALTQLGLLKAA; encoded by the coding sequence ATGGGAAAGCTCGAAGACGACAACAAGGCGGTCGTCGGTCGCTGGTTCACGGAATTCTGGGGCGAGAAGGTCGACCTTGCCGTGGTCGACGCTCTGGCCGCGCCGGACATGCTGCTGCGCTATTCGCTGCATGAACCGCGTCGCGGCCGCGACGACATCAAGGCGTTCATGACCGACTTCCGCGCGGCCTTTCCGGATCTCCATTTCCGGGGCACGGCCGAGCTGATCGCCGAAGGCGATTACGTGGTCGGCCAATGGGAGGGCGGCGGGACCCATTCGGGGCCGGCTTTCAGCGATTTCCTGGCCGGTGCGCTACCGGCCGCCAGCGGCCGGACGATGCATTTCACGGGCATGACCGTGCTGCGCCTGCAGGACGGACGCATAGCCGAGGAGATCGGCCTCGATGACGGCGTCACCGCCCTCACCCAGCTCGGCCTCCTGAAGGCTGCCTGA
- the alkA_2 gene encoding DNA-3-methyladenine glycosylase 2 — MNTTSRYEASAAFLRAVDADWARLIDHVGPCRHDPKAAREPYEALVRAIAYQQLTAKAGDAIINRLKAVVPDAPFPRPEALLAADVETLRACGFSATKVATIKAIAEGALSGLVPARPVADGLGDDELVDRLVAIKGIGRWTVEMLLMYSLERMDVLPVDDFGVREGYRALKSLPRQPSPRLLREIGKAWSPHRTVASWYLWRMPRERGNVLA, encoded by the coding sequence ATGAACACCACCAGCCGCTATGAAGCCTCCGCCGCCTTCCTGCGCGCCGTCGATGCCGACTGGGCGCGCCTCATCGACCATGTCGGCCCGTGCCGGCACGATCCCAAGGCCGCCCGCGAGCCCTATGAGGCGCTTGTGCGCGCCATCGCTTATCAGCAGCTGACCGCCAAGGCGGGCGATGCGATCATCAACCGGCTGAAGGCCGTCGTGCCTGACGCGCCCTTTCCGCGTCCGGAAGCGCTGCTGGCGGCCGATGTCGAGACGCTGAGGGCTTGCGGCTTCTCCGCGACCAAGGTCGCTACGATCAAGGCCATCGCGGAAGGCGCGCTCTCAGGCCTTGTCCCCGCGCGGCCGGTCGCCGACGGTCTCGGCGACGACGAGCTGGTCGATCGGCTGGTCGCCATCAAGGGTATCGGCCGATGGACCGTCGAGATGCTGCTGATGTATTCGCTCGAACGGATGGACGTGCTGCCGGTCGACGATTTCGGCGTCCGCGAAGGCTATCGCGCCCTGAAATCCCTGCCGCGGCAGCCGAGCCCGCGACTGCTGCGCGAGATCGGCAAGGCCTGGTCGCCGCATCGCACGGTGGCGTCCTGGTATTTGTGGCGGATGCCGCGCGAGCGCGGCAACGTCCTCGCTTGA